One part of the Arthrobacter sp. EM1 genome encodes these proteins:
- a CDS encoding NF038396 family protein, with translation MLTKPELLFVLGYMLLPLLALLSAVVGLTMILGGDKIAGAIVLVVVTQAFAFGAFFVLRRRKQNLLTERQGD, from the coding sequence ATGCTGACGAAACCCGAACTCCTTTTTGTCCTCGGCTACATGCTGCTCCCGCTGCTCGCGCTGCTGTCCGCTGTCGTGGGGCTGACCATGATCCTGGGCGGGGACAAGATTGCCGGTGCGATCGTGCTCGTGGTGGTCACCCAGGCCTTTGCCTTCGGGGCATTTTTTGTCCTGCGCAGACGCAAGCAGAACCTGCTCACGGAGCGACAGGGCGACTAG
- a CDS encoding WXG100 family type VII secretion target: MAGNLWGADVAQLRTLAQQFGKTSETLLRQSSTLTSAINGNTSWKGADGARFTSEWNGSHRALIQRTAQALKEESKRLLTHADQQEKASVTAAGAGGGPGPLGGSHGSSNGGGIGPLLGGAVAGGIGGIRAGMQIQKYLKAPLTLAKHAGQFGWVLKNQRADFVKSFVQGKHRIGGPGFAPHRLISNPALDKLLKSSAATNRGLAAVDKASDIVSLRNLDKYVGPLGKFEKVFAEKPWLGAGTKLEWLGKSGLARGLGWAGVGFSAVDSVRSFADGDVKGGMASAGKGLLGVGCFLPPPAGTVCQVASVGIAIYENWDTISSVGKNVGEGIVNAVQDPGKFVSDAADNVKDAGKSVAKFFGFGD, encoded by the coding sequence ATGGCAGGAAACTTGTGGGGCGCCGACGTCGCCCAGTTGCGCACGCTTGCACAACAGTTCGGCAAGACGTCCGAAACGCTGCTCCGGCAGTCGAGCACGCTGACGTCGGCCATCAACGGCAACACGTCCTGGAAGGGAGCCGACGGCGCCCGCTTCACCTCCGAGTGGAACGGCAGCCACCGTGCCCTGATCCAAAGGACCGCCCAGGCCCTCAAGGAAGAGTCCAAGCGGCTGTTGACCCACGCCGACCAGCAGGAGAAAGCCAGTGTTACCGCCGCCGGGGCCGGCGGCGGGCCCGGTCCGCTCGGCGGCAGCCACGGCAGCAGCAACGGCGGTGGCATCGGGCCGCTGCTCGGCGGTGCAGTCGCCGGCGGCATTGGCGGCATCAGGGCCGGGATGCAGATCCAGAAATACCTCAAGGCACCGCTGACCCTCGCCAAGCATGCCGGCCAGTTCGGCTGGGTGCTGAAGAACCAGCGCGCGGATTTCGTCAAGTCCTTTGTGCAGGGCAAGCACCGGATCGGCGGTCCCGGCTTCGCCCCGCACCGCCTGATCAGCAACCCGGCCCTCGATAAGCTGCTGAAAAGCTCCGCAGCAACAAATCGGGGCCTCGCCGCCGTCGACAAAGCCTCAGACATCGTCTCGCTGCGGAACCTGGACAAGTATGTCGGGCCGCTGGGCAAATTCGAAAAGGTCTTCGCGGAGAAGCCGTGGCTTGGTGCCGGCACCAAGCTGGAGTGGCTGGGGAAGTCCGGCCTCGCGAGGGGCCTCGGCTGGGCCGGCGTCGGCTTCAGCGCCGTCGACTCGGTGCGGAGTTTCGCCGATGGCGACGTCAAGGGCGGGATGGCCAGCGCCGGCAAGGGACTCCTCGGGGTCGGCTGCTTTTTGCCGCCGCCCGCCGGGACCGTCTGCCAAGTTGCCAGCGTGGGAATAGCCATCTACGAAAACTGGGACACGATCAGCAGCGTCGGCAAAAACGTCGGCGAAGGAATCGTCAACGCGGTCCAGGATCCAGGCAAGTTCGTCAGCGATGCCGCGGATAACGTCAAAGACGCCGGAAAGTCCGTGGCCAAGTTCTTCGGCTTCGGGGATTAG